Proteins found in one Terribacillus sp. DMT04 genomic segment:
- a CDS encoding SpoVR family protein: MQLSDTQALERAIGEITEIAKGFGLDFYPMRYEICPADIIYTFGAYGMPTRFTHWSFGKQFHKMKLQYDLGLSKIYELVINSNPCYAFLLNSNSLIQNKLIVAHVLAHCDFFKNNVRFQNTNRNMVDSMAATAERVAAYEKEHGKKEVEDFLDAVLAIQEHIDPSLLRPKLGWDAEDTEKEEVSERATEYDDIWFVDQKKTNEKKDKKKKLFPPHPEKDILLFIEEYSRNLEDWQRDILTMMREEMLYFWPQLETKIMNEGWASYWHARILREMNLTSDEAIEYAKLNAGVVQPSPTQINPYYLGIKIFEDIEERFDNPTEEMQRFGVKPGSGREKMFEVREIESDISFLRNYLTKELVHREDMYLFQKQGNEYKVTDKDWEAVRDQLITMRVNGGFPYLTVTDGDYMSNGELYLKHEYEGVELDLTYLERTLPYIYQLWGRFVHMETVVEGKNVLFSYEGQRVLKKYL, translated from the coding sequence GTGCAGCTATCCGACACACAGGCATTGGAAAGGGCTATTGGAGAAATTACCGAGATTGCAAAAGGATTTGGACTGGATTTTTATCCGATGCGCTATGAAATTTGCCCGGCTGATATTATTTATACATTTGGCGCTTACGGCATGCCGACGCGGTTTACCCACTGGAGTTTCGGTAAACAATTCCATAAAATGAAGCTGCAATATGATCTTGGGCTAAGCAAGATTTATGAACTTGTTATCAACTCAAATCCTTGCTATGCGTTTTTGCTTAACTCGAACAGTTTAATTCAAAATAAGCTGATTGTTGCACATGTGCTGGCGCATTGTGATTTTTTCAAAAATAATGTTCGCTTTCAAAACACGAACCGAAATATGGTAGACAGCATGGCCGCAACAGCTGAGCGCGTAGCAGCGTATGAGAAGGAACATGGGAAGAAGGAAGTAGAAGATTTCCTCGATGCAGTGCTTGCAATCCAGGAGCATATTGATCCTTCCTTGCTGCGGCCAAAGCTAGGGTGGGATGCGGAAGACACAGAAAAAGAAGAAGTGTCAGAACGAGCAACAGAATACGATGACATCTGGTTTGTTGATCAGAAAAAAACGAACGAGAAAAAAGACAAGAAGAAAAAGCTTTTCCCCCCTCACCCAGAAAAGGATATTCTGCTGTTTATTGAAGAGTACAGCCGTAATCTGGAGGATTGGCAGCGTGATATCCTGACAATGATGCGGGAGGAAATGCTGTATTTCTGGCCGCAGCTGGAAACAAAAATAATGAATGAAGGATGGGCGTCATACTGGCATGCACGTATTCTGAGAGAGATGAATTTGACAAGTGATGAAGCGATTGAGTACGCCAAACTAAATGCAGGTGTCGTACAGCCTTCACCGACACAGATTAATCCTTATTATTTAGGCATAAAGATTTTTGAGGATATCGAAGAACGCTTTGATAACCCAACAGAAGAGATGCAGCGGTTTGGGGTTAAGCCGGGTTCTGGCAGAGAGAAGATGTTCGAAGTCCGAGAAATTGAATCTGATATTTCCTTCTTGCGAAATTATCTAACGAAGGAATTAGTTCACCGTGAAGATATGTACCTTTTCCAAAAACAAGGGAATGAGTATAAAGTGACGGATAAAGATTGGGAAGCAGTTCGTGATCAGCTAATAACAATGCGCGTGAATGGCGGTTTTCCATATCTGACAGTGACAGATGGTGATTATATGTCGAACGGAGAACTGTATCTGAAGCACGAATATGAAGGGGTCGAATTAGATTTGACGTATTTAGAACGAACATTGCCTTATATTTATCAGCTATGGGGCAGATTTGTGCACATGGAGACGGTTGTGGAAGGTAAAAACGTACTGTTCAGTTATGAAGGGCAGCGCGTTTTGAAAAAGTATTTATAA
- a CDS encoding dipeptidase: MTNQVVAYLQENREKLLEKLYSYLRIPSISTDSTYKEDVAKAAAFTANYLKEIGFDKVTVQQTEKHPIVTGEWLGAGSDKPTALFYGHYDVQPADPLPLWDSEPFEPTERNGRIYARGVSDDKGQVFMHLAVFEAFMKTEGALPINVKVCIEGEEEIGSTNLHAVLHEQTEQFQADFAIISDSGMVETGQPTMLYGLKGAAALEFSVYGPDRDLHSGLYGGAVRNPLQAMTHILSSLKDTEEVVQVEGFYDGVEELPQEERKLMAQAPGEDFTKTVGVPEAVSEKGYTAKEHTMARPTLEVNGMYGGYQGEGTKTIIPSEATAKITSRLVPGQDPADIVEKITAHIKKHTPAGVRVEVRPEPFKAKAYKVDPDHPLIQKAADSLTEAFGKETVFVRMGGSIPVVEWIDTVYQMPVILLGFGTPEDRLHSPNESFPLESFDKGMETLVYYYGKVSE, translated from the coding sequence ATGACCAATCAAGTAGTCGCTTATTTACAGGAAAATCGGGAGAAGCTGCTGGAAAAGCTTTATAGCTATTTGCGTATTCCAAGTATCAGCACAGACAGTACATACAAAGAAGATGTTGCGAAAGCAGCAGCCTTTACAGCTAATTATTTAAAAGAAATCGGCTTTGATAAAGTGACCGTTCAGCAGACAGAAAAACATCCTATCGTAACAGGAGAATGGCTTGGTGCAGGTTCAGATAAACCGACGGCACTTTTTTATGGACATTATGATGTCCAGCCAGCTGACCCGCTTCCGCTTTGGGATAGTGAGCCATTTGAGCCGACAGAACGCAATGGACGCATTTATGCTCGCGGTGTGAGTGATGATAAAGGACAAGTATTCATGCATCTAGCTGTGTTTGAAGCTTTCATGAAAACAGAAGGAGCTCTCCCAATCAATGTAAAAGTATGTATTGAAGGAGAAGAAGAAATCGGCAGCACGAATTTGCATGCGGTTCTGCATGAACAAACAGAACAGTTCCAAGCTGATTTCGCGATTATCAGTGATTCTGGTATGGTGGAAACGGGACAGCCAACGATGCTGTATGGTTTAAAAGGCGCGGCTGCACTCGAGTTCTCGGTATACGGACCAGATCGCGATTTGCATTCCGGCTTGTACGGCGGAGCGGTCCGCAATCCGCTGCAAGCGATGACACATATTTTAAGTTCTTTAAAAGATACAGAAGAAGTAGTTCAAGTAGAAGGATTCTATGACGGTGTGGAGGAATTGCCGCAAGAAGAGCGCAAGCTAATGGCACAAGCGCCTGGAGAAGACTTTACCAAAACAGTGGGCGTTCCGGAAGCAGTATCGGAAAAAGGCTACACAGCGAAAGAACATACCATGGCCCGACCAACATTAGAAGTTAACGGCATGTATGGCGGTTATCAAGGAGAAGGAACGAAGACAATTATCCCATCTGAAGCAACAGCGAAAATAACAAGCCGCCTTGTACCAGGACAAGATCCAGCGGACATCGTGGAAAAAATCACAGCGCATATTAAAAAGCATACGCCAGCCGGGGTTCGTGTCGAGGTTAGACCGGAACCATTCAAAGCAAAAGCGTATAAAGTGGATCCAGATCATCCGTTGATTCAAAAAGCAGCAGACAGTTTAACGGAGGCCTTCGGTAAAGAAACGGTCTTTGTTCGTATGGGTGGATCGATTCCAGTAGTAGAGTGGATTGATACTGTGTATCAGATGCCTGTCATCTTGCTTGGATTTGGCACGCCAGAAGACAGATTGCACTCCCCGAATGAAAGCTTCCCGCTGGAAAGTTTTGATAAAGGGATGGAGACATTGGTTTATTATTATGGAAAAGTAAGTGAATAA
- a CDS encoding ABC transporter ATP-binding protein, translating to MIQLDHVHKQYGGRKAVNDIHLTVPSGKIFGFLGPNGAGKSTTIKMVTGILPIDSGTITINGKDISTDTIAAKHEFGYVPDSPDLFLRLNGIDYLHFIGDIYGIPADERTARIEEYAKMFSIYEALSDQIKTYSHGMRQKLFITGMLVQQPSVWILDEPMTGLDPKSSYQLKELMRQHTAKGNTVFFSSHVLEVVEQLCDEVAIIRKGEMLFHGTLPEMREKFHSDESLEHIFLELTQDA from the coding sequence TTGATACAACTTGATCATGTACATAAACAATACGGTGGCAGGAAAGCTGTCAACGACATTCATTTAACTGTTCCAAGCGGAAAGATTTTCGGTTTCCTCGGACCTAATGGCGCAGGTAAATCTACTACCATTAAGATGGTAACAGGCATCCTGCCAATTGATTCAGGCACGATTACCATAAACGGCAAAGACATATCAACCGACACAATTGCAGCCAAGCATGAATTTGGCTATGTGCCAGATAGTCCTGATCTATTTCTGCGGCTGAATGGGATTGATTATCTGCATTTTATTGGGGATATTTACGGCATTCCAGCAGACGAACGAACTGCTCGAATTGAGGAATACGCCAAAATGTTCAGTATTTATGAAGCACTTAGCGATCAAATAAAAACCTATTCACACGGCATGCGGCAGAAATTATTTATTACCGGCATGCTCGTACAGCAGCCGTCTGTGTGGATTCTCGATGAACCAATGACTGGTCTGGACCCGAAATCGTCTTATCAGCTAAAAGAGTTAATGCGGCAGCACACAGCAAAAGGAAACACCGTCTTTTTCTCTTCTCATGTACTCGAAGTCGTCGAGCAGCTATGTGACGAAGTGGCTATCATCCGAAAAGGAGAAATGCTGTTTCATGGCACCTTACCGGAAATGAGAGAAAAATTCCATTCTGATGAAAGCTTGGAGCATATTTTCCTGGAGCTGACACAAGATGCATAA
- a CDS encoding nucleotidyltransferase family protein → MSQGSIQADQLQTEADLLEAIKQDKWMMLVLETAAKLELPDCCISAGFVRAKAWDVQHGYIERTPLTDVDVVYFDAADINKAIEKELENMLIKMMPSVPWSVKNQARMHHINQMPAFRNTAHAIACYPETATSIGVKLEEGTLQLIAPYGIDDLLACRIAPTPPYVRSEAYHSIYLDRVNKKNWQRLWPRVQMEESAI, encoded by the coding sequence ATGAGCCAAGGTAGCATACAAGCTGATCAGCTGCAGACGGAAGCAGATTTACTAGAAGCAATCAAACAAGACAAATGGATGATGTTAGTACTGGAAACAGCAGCCAAGCTAGAGCTTCCCGATTGCTGCATAAGTGCTGGATTTGTCCGAGCAAAAGCATGGGATGTGCAGCATGGTTATATAGAACGAACGCCGCTTACAGACGTAGATGTAGTTTATTTTGACGCAGCTGACATAAACAAAGCAATTGAGAAAGAACTTGAAAACATGCTTATAAAGATGATGCCTAGCGTGCCGTGGTCAGTGAAAAACCAAGCGAGAATGCATCATATCAATCAGATGCCTGCGTTTCGTAATACTGCGCATGCGATTGCTTGCTATCCAGAAACAGCTACAAGTATTGGGGTCAAGCTAGAGGAAGGAACACTGCAATTGATCGCACCGTATGGAATAGATGATTTGCTCGCTTGTCGTATTGCACCAACACCGCCTTATGTGAGAAGTGAAGCTTATCATTCCATCTATCTTGATAGAGTGAACAAAAAGAATTGGCAGCGGCTGTGGCCGCGTGTCCAAATGGAGGAAAGTGCTATATGA
- the map gene encoding type I methionyl aminopeptidase, producing MINRKSTREIEMMQAAGKLLAAIHKEIRKMIKPGITTMEIDQFVESYLEKHGATAEQKGYNGYAYATCASINDEICHGFPRNEPLNNGDIVTIDMVVNLNGGLADSAWTYAVGEVSEAAERLLEVTKNSLYKGIEKALPGSRIGDIGHAIQQYAEAEGYSVVRDFTGHGIGPTIHEDPHIPHFGLPNKGPRLKEGMVITIEPMLNIGEWGSQMDANNWTARTIDGSLSAQYEHTIVITKEGPVILTDQDEE from the coding sequence ATGATCAATCGTAAAAGTACGCGTGAAATAGAAATGATGCAAGCGGCGGGTAAGCTGCTTGCTGCTATTCATAAAGAAATCCGCAAAATGATAAAACCTGGTATTACAACGATGGAAATCGACCAATTTGTAGAGAGTTATTTGGAAAAGCATGGTGCAACTGCTGAACAGAAAGGCTATAATGGCTACGCTTATGCCACATGTGCTTCCATTAATGATGAAATCTGCCACGGATTTCCAAGAAACGAGCCATTGAACAATGGCGATATTGTAACCATAGATATGGTTGTCAACTTAAATGGCGGATTAGCTGATTCTGCTTGGACTTATGCTGTTGGAGAAGTCAGCGAAGCAGCCGAGCGTTTGCTTGAAGTAACAAAGAATTCCTTATACAAGGGAATTGAGAAGGCACTTCCTGGTTCTCGCATTGGTGATATTGGGCATGCGATTCAGCAATATGCGGAAGCTGAAGGTTATTCTGTCGTACGTGACTTTACTGGACATGGTATTGGACCGACAATCCACGAAGATCCGCATATTCCGCATTTTGGCTTGCCGAATAAAGGACCGCGTTTAAAGGAAGGCATGGTTATCACCATTGAACCGATGCTCAATATCGGAGAATGGGGCAGCCAGATGGATGCTAACAACTGGACAGCACGTACGATTGATGGATCGCTGTCTGCTCAATATGAGCATACGATTGTTATTACGAAAGAGGGCCCTGTTATCCTGACAGATCAAGATGAGGAATAA
- a CDS encoding class I SAM-dependent methyltransferase — protein sequence MSITLQTYWNNRFEAGDIWGTEATPSAVMAYPYFAADQAKRLFVPGCGYGRNSNFFGEYAFHVTACDISEVAIERASNHAKAVGLSNVKHFVGDYMNLPFPSTERFDGIYLSNILHMYTEEERNKLFHHFTSHLHKNGLLIFSCLSARDEKYYGAGAELEKDTFLVEDRIMHFFHENELQEMLQDAFQIVEMTLHNQRIDFEAGAEKDVQSWFVVARKK from the coding sequence GTGAGTATAACGTTACAAACCTATTGGAATAATCGTTTTGAAGCAGGGGACATTTGGGGAACGGAAGCAACACCATCAGCAGTGATGGCATATCCATATTTTGCAGCAGATCAGGCAAAGCGGCTGTTTGTACCGGGCTGCGGTTATGGAAGAAATAGCAATTTCTTTGGAGAATATGCTTTTCATGTAACAGCATGTGATATTTCAGAAGTGGCAATTGAACGTGCCAGTAATCATGCAAAAGCAGTTGGCTTGTCCAATGTAAAGCATTTTGTCGGAGACTATATGAATTTGCCTTTTCCTTCGACAGAAAGATTCGATGGCATTTATTTATCAAATATACTTCATATGTATACAGAGGAAGAAAGAAATAAACTATTTCATCATTTCACTTCTCATTTGCATAAGAATGGTCTTTTAATTTTCTCCTGTTTGTCAGCGAGAGATGAAAAGTACTACGGCGCAGGTGCAGAATTGGAGAAAGATACCTTCTTAGTGGAGGATCGAATTATGCATTTCTTCCACGAGAACGAGTTGCAAGAAATGCTTCAAGATGCATTTCAAATTGTCGAAATGACCCTTCACAATCAGCGAATTGATTTTGAAGCAGGTGCAGAGAAAGATGTGCAGTCTTGGTTTGTCGTTGCAAGAAAAAAATAA
- a CDS encoding MGMT family protein has translation MDSFTEEVIRVIRSIPKGKVMTYGQISAAAGRAHGARQVSRILHSMSQKHDLPWHRVISADGKLKIQDEETRNEQLERLYEEGLELQNGRVNLEEYRYEPR, from the coding sequence GTGGATTCATTTACAGAAGAGGTAATCCGTGTTATTCGGTCCATTCCTAAAGGGAAAGTAATGACATACGGTCAGATCAGTGCGGCAGCAGGACGAGCACACGGAGCGAGACAGGTATCCAGAATTTTACATAGCATGAGCCAAAAACACGACCTGCCGTGGCACCGTGTGATAAGTGCGGACGGAAAGCTGAAAATTCAGGATGAAGAGACACGGAATGAACAACTGGAGCGTTTGTACGAGGAAGGGTTGGAACTACAAAATGGGCGGGTGAACTTGGAGGAATATCGCTATGAGCCAAGGTAG
- a CDS encoding C39 family peptidase produces the protein MKNKYVIMLGTLAVIAIALAVLTYQNRSDELRAEASDISLRKHKVATKEEVPELSAVKDGPLDVPLLNQMDAPRLYNGCEVTSLAMILLYAGFDVTKNELAEQIPYVPLQYDNGLRGDPNEGFVGDMQNGPGLGVYHGPVMDLAKKIAGDRAVDKTGATVEEAIYEPLDSGNPVWIVTTASFTQTGDMESWKTPNGNADVTYSVHSVAVTGYTEDTVFLNNPYGQKNQEVDRENFEKAWKQLGSQAIYIEK, from the coding sequence ATGAAGAATAAATATGTAATAATGCTTGGTACATTGGCAGTAATCGCTATTGCTCTGGCAGTGCTGACATATCAAAATAGATCAGATGAACTGCGGGCGGAAGCATCAGATATCTCCCTTAGAAAACATAAAGTTGCTACCAAAGAGGAAGTACCAGAGCTTTCCGCGGTTAAAGACGGTCCTTTAGATGTGCCGCTTTTAAATCAAATGGATGCACCGCGTTTATATAATGGGTGTGAAGTGACGAGCTTAGCAATGATTCTTTTATACGCGGGGTTTGATGTGACAAAGAATGAATTAGCTGAACAAATTCCATATGTGCCGCTGCAATATGATAATGGGCTGCGAGGAGATCCGAACGAAGGATTTGTCGGTGATATGCAGAATGGTCCAGGACTTGGCGTTTATCACGGACCTGTCATGGACCTTGCTAAGAAAATAGCTGGCGACAGAGCAGTTGATAAAACGGGTGCGACAGTAGAAGAAGCAATTTACGAACCGCTTGATTCAGGTAACCCGGTATGGATTGTTACTACCGCAAGTTTCACGCAAACTGGCGATATGGAGTCTTGGAAAACACCGAATGGCAATGCAGATGTTACTTACAGTGTTCATAGTGTGGCAGTAACAGGCTACACCGAGGATACCGTATTTCTTAATAATCCATACGGACAAAAAAACCAGGAAGTAGACAGAGAAAACTTTGAGAAAGCTTGGAAACAGCTAGGCAGTCAAGCTATTTATATTGAGAAATAA
- a CDS encoding small, acid-soluble spore protein L, with product MPKNNSRNKNAATSVNKQGLTEDTANQEPKSQLEQRAKKKNTKI from the coding sequence ATGCCAAAAAACAACAGCCGCAATAAAAATGCGGCTACGAGCGTAAATAAGCAAGGGCTTACAGAAGACACAGCCAATCAAGAGCCAAAAAGTCAGCTGGAACAGCGCGCCAAGAAAAAGAATACGAAAATATAA
- a CDS encoding cation diffusion facilitator family transporter, with the protein MGQYDNLKAGEKGAMLSIAAYLVLSFIKLIVAYIGDSDALLADGLNNTTDVVASVAVLAGLRISRKPPDLDHKYGHFRAETIASLVAAFIMISVGLHVLLDTLERLMQPDYVQPDMLTGWTALGSAFVMWAVYRYNLALAKRIQSPALMAAAQDNRSDGLVSIGAFIGIFGAQFGYYWLDPLAGFIVGVLICKTAWDIFYDATYSLTDGYDVDRLLKIRHTIVQDEDVLEVVEIKARLHGNQSLVDVIIRVDASLNVAQGHAITERLEKLLVKKHDIFHTFIHIEP; encoded by the coding sequence ATGGGCCAGTATGATAACCTTAAAGCAGGCGAGAAAGGAGCAATGCTTAGCATCGCAGCTTACTTGGTGCTTTCATTTATTAAATTAATCGTTGCCTACATCGGTGATTCAGATGCCCTGCTGGCAGATGGCCTGAACAACACTACAGACGTTGTTGCTTCTGTCGCTGTACTGGCTGGATTAAGAATCTCACGTAAACCACCTGACTTGGATCATAAGTATGGTCACTTCCGGGCAGAAACAATTGCTTCACTTGTTGCTGCGTTTATAATGATTTCCGTCGGTCTTCATGTGTTACTTGATACACTAGAGCGGCTCATGCAGCCCGATTATGTGCAGCCGGACATGCTGACAGGCTGGACTGCTTTAGGATCAGCATTCGTTATGTGGGCAGTATATCGCTATAATTTAGCTTTAGCAAAACGCATTCAAAGTCCTGCTCTAATGGCTGCCGCGCAAGATAACCGTTCAGATGGACTGGTTAGTATTGGCGCATTTATCGGCATTTTTGGAGCCCAGTTCGGTTATTATTGGCTAGATCCGCTGGCGGGATTCATTGTTGGGGTGTTAATTTGTAAAACAGCATGGGATATTTTCTATGATGCGACCTATTCGCTTACGGATGGTTATGATGTGGACAGGTTATTAAAAATACGTCATACAATTGTGCAGGATGAAGATGTGTTGGAGGTTGTAGAAATTAAAGCAAGATTGCATGGAAATCAATCGCTTGTTGATGTAATTATCCGAGTAGATGCCTCCCTTAATGTTGCCCAAGGACATGCCATCACCGAAAGACTGGAAAAGCTGCTCGTTAAGAAGCATGATATATTCCATACATTCATTCACATCGAACCATAG
- a CDS encoding GNAT family N-acetyltransferase: MTDVTIRPPRESEGALLWELKYGEQEPEWKKWDAPYFPLTHKTKEEFLTSYQFGEHSPDQWVIEAEGTVIGTVSYYWEHKPSRWLEMGITIFDPAYWNGGYGTAALEQWITHLFKTLSIVRVGYTTWSGNKRMIRLGEKLNMTLEARMRKCRYYNGEYYDSIRMGLLREEWLK, encoded by the coding sequence ATGACTGATGTGACAATTAGACCGCCGAGAGAGTCAGAAGGAGCCCTTTTATGGGAGCTGAAATATGGAGAACAGGAACCAGAATGGAAAAAATGGGATGCTCCCTATTTTCCATTGACGCACAAAACGAAAGAGGAATTCTTAACCAGCTACCAATTTGGTGAGCACTCGCCAGATCAATGGGTAATCGAAGCTGAAGGTACGGTCATTGGAACAGTCAGCTATTATTGGGAACACAAACCGTCCAGATGGCTGGAAATGGGTATAACTATATTTGATCCAGCATACTGGAATGGCGGCTATGGAACAGCAGCATTGGAACAGTGGATTACGCATTTATTCAAAACGCTGTCAATTGTACGGGTAGGGTATACAACATGGTCCGGAAATAAACGGATGATACGGCTGGGAGAAAAGCTGAACATGACATTGGAAGCTCGGATGCGGAAATGCCGTTATTATAATGGTGAATATTATGATTCAATACGGATGGGGCTGCTTCGGGAAGAATGGCTTAAGTGA
- a CDS encoding thiol-disulfide oxidoreductase DCC family protein produces MKHIVFFDASCPLCSTAKQVIQKLDWLDNVKWIPAQNIENYERFRFLAKGDVYDRIHMMSFKGDIYKGHETVKKVLTLLPATAALGWLLYLPFLDPYLESLYKWISDNRHDWFGTKQLKAI; encoded by the coding sequence ATGAAACATATTGTGTTCTTTGATGCAAGCTGTCCCCTATGCTCCACTGCAAAGCAAGTGATTCAAAAATTGGATTGGTTAGATAATGTGAAATGGATACCTGCACAAAATATCGAGAATTATGAACGCTTCCGTTTTCTTGCCAAAGGGGATGTATACGATCGCATCCATATGATGTCCTTTAAAGGCGATATTTACAAAGGACATGAAACTGTCAAAAAAGTATTAACATTGCTGCCAGCTACTGCAGCATTAGGTTGGCTGTTATACCTGCCATTTTTAGATCCCTATTTAGAGTCTTTGTATAAATGGATATCAGACAACCGCCATGACTGGTTTGGTACAAAACAACTGAAAGCCATATAA
- a CDS encoding mismatch-specific DNA-glycosylase, with translation MELEPIPDHLEKGLRLLFIGFNPSVRSAETGHHYANRNNRFWNILYQAGITDRKYEPYEDRTLLQEGIGFTNIVARPTKAAADITKEEYIEGAGLLREKLAHYQPKIACFVGKGVYQQYGNVKQTNWGLQKAPVTSAVLEFVAPSSSGLVRMPLADIVHIYAEIPAILKDIEEESK, from the coding sequence ATGGAGCTTGAACCGATACCGGATCATTTAGAGAAGGGTCTCCGGCTTTTGTTTATTGGATTCAATCCGAGTGTACGATCTGCTGAGACCGGTCACCATTACGCAAATCGAAATAACCGCTTCTGGAATATCCTCTATCAAGCGGGTATTACGGACCGCAAATATGAGCCTTACGAAGATCGTACTTTGCTTCAAGAAGGAATAGGATTCACCAATATTGTGGCCAGACCGACGAAAGCAGCCGCTGATATTACGAAGGAAGAATACATAGAAGGAGCGGGATTGCTTCGGGAGAAATTAGCGCACTACCAGCCAAAGATTGCATGCTTTGTTGGAAAAGGCGTGTATCAGCAGTACGGCAACGTGAAACAAACGAATTGGGGCTTGCAAAAGGCTCCTGTTACATCTGCTGTACTCGAATTTGTTGCGCCGTCTTCAAGCGGACTTGTACGAATGCCGTTGGCTGATATTGTGCACATTTATGCGGAAATACCAGCTATCTTAAAAGACATAGAGGAGGAGAGTAAATGA
- the psiE gene encoding phosphate-starvation-inducible protein PsiE has product MRELQKKTALIAVLLQTVLNITLTILAMILVVFLLKKTVFIFDVLLIRNEEVTYFYLAEGILVYFLYFEFISLIIKYFTHDYHFPLRYFIYIGITAIIRLIIIDHENPLTILLYAMAIVLLVCALLIANHSNIKGNEELD; this is encoded by the coding sequence ATGCGGGAGTTACAAAAGAAAACAGCATTGATTGCCGTTTTACTGCAGACAGTACTTAATATCACGTTAACCATCCTTGCGATGATTCTGGTTGTTTTTCTGTTGAAGAAGACAGTATTTATTTTTGATGTGCTGCTAATACGGAACGAAGAAGTTACGTATTTTTATCTTGCAGAAGGAATTTTAGTTTATTTTCTTTATTTTGAGTTTATTAGTTTGATTATTAAATACTTCACCCATGATTATCATTTTCCACTGCGATACTTCATTTACATCGGTATTACAGCCATCATCCGGTTGATTATTATTGATCATGAAAACCCGCTGACCATTTTGTTATATGCGATGGCTATCGTACTTCTCGTATGTGCGCTGCTCATTGCCAATCATTCTAATATAAAAGGAAATGAAGAGCTGGATTGA
- a CDS encoding SDR family NAD(P)-dependent oxidoreductase: MKTAVVTGTSRGLGEAIAKHLMDKEVKVIGVARKDSNALPCYKGKGNASYTYRYGDLQDTAACAQIFEELAADIFSTAKDTVYLINNAGVVGPIATADAYSLLELEAHLAINLTAPMLVCSIFLKYAKTHNVPLVIVNVTSGAAERSVHGWSAYSTSKAGLNRYTETVALEEAEAGSGNIAIAYNPGIMDTGMQADIRSSEPEQFQDVQKFKDYVTNKSLRDPMFVGGVLVDILTGESIENGKRYAVKDYV, encoded by the coding sequence ATGAAGACAGCAGTAGTAACAGGAACATCCCGCGGGTTGGGAGAAGCAATTGCCAAACACTTAATGGATAAGGAAGTAAAAGTAATCGGTGTCGCCAGAAAAGATAGTAACGCGCTTCCTTGCTATAAAGGGAAGGGAAATGCTAGTTACACGTATCGTTATGGGGACTTACAGGATACAGCGGCATGTGCGCAAATCTTTGAGGAATTAGCTGCGGACATATTTTCAACTGCGAAGGACACAGTGTACTTAATTAATAATGCTGGTGTAGTCGGTCCCATTGCGACAGCTGATGCGTATAGTCTGCTGGAACTGGAAGCACATCTGGCGATTAATCTAACGGCACCGATGCTCGTTTGCTCCATATTCTTAAAGTATGCAAAAACACATAACGTACCGCTTGTAATCGTAAATGTCACTTCAGGTGCAGCAGAACGTTCTGTGCATGGCTGGAGTGCATACAGTACATCGAAAGCTGGATTGAACCGTTATACGGAGACAGTTGCGTTGGAAGAAGCTGAGGCAGGATCCGGGAATATTGCCATAGCCTATAATCCGGGTATCATGGATACAGGGATGCAGGCAGATATACGATCCAGTGAGCCGGAACAGTTCCAGGATGTTCAGAAATTCAAAGACTATGTCACAAACAAGTCATTGCGTGACCCAATGTTTGTAGGTGGTGTACTTGTCGATATTCTCACAGGTGAAAGTATAGAAAATGGCAAACGGTATGCTGTAAAGGATTATGTTTAA
- a CDS encoding YjcZ family sporulation protein, translating to MSKENGNEGFGFAFLVVLFILLIIVGSCYVGGNNYDYGYGSGYCY from the coding sequence ATGTCAAAAGAAAATGGAAACGAAGGTTTCGGTTTTGCATTTCTCGTTGTATTGTTTATTCTTTTAATTATCGTTGGTTCTTGCTACGTAGGTGGCAACAATTACGATTATGGATATGGCAGTGGCTACTGTTATTAA